The following coding sequences are from one Rathayibacter sp. SW19 window:
- a CDS encoding CDP-alcohol phosphatidyltransferase family protein, with amino-acid sequence MSRSEDTELGLLASGRGRIASAAICEEDTNDSIRGGLSWNPDSRAATNELLQGLRTERWRFGAWLHFLDRATKRSLRQALKHKRAFAETTALHATLGALADPRRRGWVVASWILAVTHLGMLEEHTSIGLPNTLTLIRASLPALQKRLGVAVPVLALVTDFLDGKISRATGTVTRFGKQADFLADAAVWTWFTIGHEHSRWLRAATFAAWLVPVAAVAVSSFAGGVMKDVPRSRWIRPAAAVEVLIGLRIMYRLIRRTGR; translated from the coding sequence TTGTCACGAAGTGAGGACACCGAGCTTGGGTTGCTTGCGTCCGGTCGCGGCCGGATAGCGTCAGCCGCCATCTGTGAGGAGGACACAAACGACAGCATCAGGGGTGGCCTGTCGTGGAATCCGGACAGCCGTGCCGCAACCAACGAACTTCTTCAGGGCCTTCGAACCGAGCGATGGCGATTCGGCGCGTGGCTACATTTCCTCGACCGGGCAACCAAGCGATCTCTTCGACAAGCGCTAAAACACAAGAGGGCCTTCGCCGAAACAACCGCCCTGCACGCGACGCTCGGCGCTCTTGCTGACCCTCGTCGCCGCGGATGGGTTGTTGCAAGCTGGATTCTGGCCGTCACCCACCTCGGCATGCTCGAAGAGCACACCTCGATCGGACTGCCGAATACGCTTACCCTCATCCGCGCCAGTCTGCCCGCGCTGCAGAAGCGTCTGGGAGTGGCGGTGCCTGTTCTTGCTCTTGTTACAGACTTCCTCGATGGCAAGATCTCCCGTGCCACCGGAACCGTGACCCGATTCGGAAAACAGGCGGACTTTCTGGCCGACGCCGCCGTCTGGACGTGGTTCACCATTGGTCACGAGCACAGCCGTTGGCTGCGTGCCGCCACGTTCGCCGCCTGGCTGGTCCCGGTTGCGGCGGTGGCCGTATCGAGTTTTGCTGGCGGCGTAATGAAGGATGTTCCGCGATCGCGTTGGATCCGACCTGCCGCCGCCGTGGAGGTCCTGATCGGTCTCCGGATCATGTACAGGCTCATTCGTCGCACGGGTCGCTGA
- a CDS encoding heavy-metal-associated domain-containing protein, with product METTVNISGMTCAHCVGSVTKELGSLEGVENVDVELNAGGISRATITSTIALDSERIGDAVADAGYHLVAAGA from the coding sequence ATGGAAACCACTGTGAACATTTCTGGCATGACCTGCGCACACTGCGTCGGCTCGGTCACCAAAGAACTCGGCTCGCTGGAAGGTGTAGAAAACGTCGACGTCGAGTTGAACGCTGGCGGCATCTCCCGCGCCACCATCACCTCCACTATTGCGCTTGATTCCGAACGCATAGGCGATGCTGTTGCCGATGCTGGGTACCACCTCGTTGCCGCGGGCGCCTGA
- a CDS encoding heavy metal translocating P-type ATPase, translating to MPATTSMTERTAPTLADAEPWLAQPPRLDEDGRAHLQLKLGGLHCSFCVSTIEKSLTRRPGVDSVAVSLAHEEGLVTYRPDSITPTEIVGTLREVGYTVRDPRKTATFEEAEAELAKERNRFLAGLGMTALALALMVFSWSGHPPAVTIAGQVFVYGPWLILGLGLAMIFVVARPTLTMGWQSARRGILNQHVLLEAGAFGGLFGGLLGLFVAPKTFPAGDFLATAVFITTYHLLSGFASSLVRNRSSQAVRRLLELQPDTAWLVRDGAESEVPVEMVRIGDLVRIRPGQCVPLDGRVASGSSTIDESMVTGESMPTEKRAGTEVIGGSVNQTGTLTVEVTRVGEDSFLAQVARNIEQARALKPGIIQLVDRIIVVYVPIVLAAAVLAVLVWTLGAWAVTGHLDTPRAIFAALATLVLGYPCALGMATPLAMARGGGQAAEQGILMRSGEAFQTFSQIRRVVLDKTGTLTAGKPTITDLLPAAGVTREEVLAAAATAELTSEHPLGRAILDAAFNAGLEISNADEFFSETGLGVSAVSAGIRFSVGRPGWTAPDGLGTLAQERERLEHEARTVVGVAREGRLLGLIGIADAVKADAAEAVARLRRAGIEPVMLTGDNARTAAAVGEQVGISDIRAGLLPGDKAQAVRELQQQGFRVMMVGDGINDAPALTQADIGVAIGAGTDIAIESADIVLVRDQLTALADARDIGVDSFRKTKQNLGVAFIFNGIGVPLAVTGLIGPVWAMIAMVASVSLVLANSFGARLRPAGVAALGRRLGGWSLDAVRGLRPRSLRSWAWTPRAAAVLAFVLAALAAGAVWVLALGAPVLGGR from the coding sequence ATGCCGGCCACGACGTCGATGACTGAACGGACAGCGCCGACTCTGGCGGATGCTGAGCCATGGCTTGCCCAACCTCCGCGTCTCGACGAGGACGGCCGGGCCCATCTTCAGCTCAAGCTGGGTGGCCTGCACTGTTCGTTCTGCGTGTCCACCATCGAAAAGTCGCTGACGCGCCGACCCGGCGTAGACTCCGTTGCCGTGTCCCTCGCCCACGAAGAGGGCCTGGTTACCTACCGCCCGGACAGCATCACCCCGACCGAGATCGTCGGCACCCTGCGCGAGGTCGGCTACACGGTGCGGGACCCGCGCAAGACCGCGACGTTCGAGGAGGCCGAGGCCGAGCTTGCCAAGGAGCGTAACCGGTTCCTCGCCGGACTCGGGATGACGGCGCTGGCGCTGGCGCTGATGGTGTTCAGCTGGAGCGGCCATCCGCCGGCGGTGACCATCGCCGGTCAGGTGTTCGTCTATGGGCCCTGGCTGATCCTGGGGCTGGGGCTGGCGATGATCTTCGTGGTCGCCCGTCCGACCCTGACCATGGGCTGGCAGTCGGCGCGGCGCGGCATCCTCAACCAGCACGTACTGCTGGAGGCCGGTGCTTTCGGCGGCCTGTTCGGCGGGTTGCTCGGCCTGTTCGTCGCACCGAAGACTTTCCCGGCCGGTGACTTCCTGGCCACCGCGGTCTTCATCACCACCTACCACCTGCTCTCCGGCTTCGCCTCCTCCCTGGTACGCAACCGCTCCAGCCAGGCGGTGCGGCGGCTACTCGAGTTGCAACCGGACACGGCATGGCTGGTCCGCGACGGGGCGGAGAGCGAGGTTCCCGTCGAGATGGTGCGCATCGGCGATCTCGTCCGCATCCGCCCCGGCCAGTGCGTCCCGCTCGACGGCCGTGTCGCATCCGGTAGCTCCACCATCGACGAGTCGATGGTCACCGGCGAATCCATGCCGACCGAGAAACGGGCCGGCACCGAGGTCATCGGTGGCTCCGTGAACCAGACTGGCACCCTGACCGTCGAGGTGACCCGGGTCGGCGAGGACTCCTTCCTGGCCCAGGTGGCACGCAACATCGAACAGGCCCGGGCGCTGAAGCCCGGCATCATCCAACTCGTGGACCGGATCATCGTGGTCTACGTGCCCATCGTGCTCGCCGCCGCGGTGCTCGCCGTGCTGGTGTGGACTCTGGGCGCGTGGGCCGTCACCGGCCACCTGGACACCCCGCGGGCGATCTTCGCCGCCCTGGCCACCCTGGTGCTCGGCTACCCCTGCGCGCTGGGCATGGCGACGCCGCTGGCGATGGCACGTGGCGGCGGCCAGGCCGCGGAACAAGGCATCCTGATGCGCTCGGGCGAGGCATTCCAAACCTTCAGTCAGATCCGCCGGGTCGTGCTGGACAAGACCGGGACGCTCACCGCAGGCAAACCGACGATCACGGACCTCCTCCCGGCCGCCGGTGTCACCCGGGAGGAGGTCCTCGCCGCCGCGGCCACCGCCGAACTCACTTCAGAGCATCCCCTCGGTCGAGCCATCCTCGACGCCGCCTTCAACGCCGGCCTGGAAATCAGCAACGCCGACGAATTCTTCTCGGAGACCGGGCTCGGGGTGAGTGCTGTCTCCGCCGGCATCCGGTTCAGCGTCGGCCGGCCAGGCTGGACGGCCCCGGATGGGCTTGGCACACTCGCCCAGGAACGGGAGCGGCTCGAGCACGAGGCCCGAACGGTTGTCGGTGTCGCCAGGGAAGGCCGCCTCCTCGGGTTGATCGGGATCGCCGACGCGGTCAAAGCGGACGCGGCCGAGGCCGTGGCACGACTACGGAGAGCCGGCATCGAACCGGTGATGCTCACCGGCGACAATGCGCGCACCGCCGCCGCCGTGGGCGAACAGGTCGGCATCAGCGACATCCGCGCCGGGCTACTACCTGGCGACAAGGCGCAAGCCGTCAGAGAGTTACAGCAGCAGGGCTTTCGGGTGATGATGGTCGGCGACGGCATCAACGATGCGCCGGCGCTCACTCAGGCCGACATCGGGGTGGCGATCGGGGCCGGCACGGATATCGCGATCGAGTCCGCCGACATCGTGCTGGTACGCGACCAGCTGACCGCCCTCGCCGACGCCCGGGACATCGGCGTGGACTCGTTCCGCAAAACCAAGCAGAACCTCGGCGTTGCCTTCATCTTCAACGGTATCGGGGTGCCTCTGGCGGTCACCGGGCTCATCGGACCGGTCTGGGCCATGATCGCGATGGTCGCCTCCGTCTCACTCGTGCTGGCCAACAGCTTCGGAGCACGTCTGAGGCCGGCCGGTGTCGCCGCTCTCGGCCGCCGCCTCGGCGGCTGGTCTCTCGACGCTGTCCGGGGCCTTCGACCCCGCAGTCTGCGCAGTTGGGCGTGGACGCCACGGGCAGCAGCCGTGTTGGCCTTCGTGCTCGCCGCGCTGGCGGCCGGGGCGGTCTGGGTCCTCGCGCTCGGGGCACCCGTGCTCGGCGGACGGTAA
- a CDS encoding heavy-metal-associated domain-containing protein — protein sequence MTSDIHLQVRGMDCEKCELRIASAVSRLEGVRNVSADYRSGKVRVLAESELARDAVTRQVTDAGHDVDD from the coding sequence ATGACCAGTGACATCCATCTGCAGGTGCGCGGCATGGACTGCGAGAAGTGCGAGCTGCGGATCGCCAGTGCTGTGAGCCGTCTCGAGGGAGTGCGAAACGTCAGTGCCGATTACCGCAGTGGAAAGGTTCGCGTGCTCGCCGAGAGTGAGCTGGCCCGGGATGCGGTCACGCGTCAGGTCACCGATGCCGGCCACGACGTCGATGACTGA
- a CDS encoding MerR family transcriptional regulator — translation MTMTSGTTMTVGAAAEAAGVSAKAVRLWESKGLLPAAERTAGGYRVFTPGDVEILRFIRQAKALDLTLAEIAEILDLQRHGAVPCDRVTDLLDSHIGQIDRAIADLRRLRRSLDGARHAARQGRHRGEPAVVCHIIEGAV, via the coding sequence ATGACAATGACATCCGGTACGACGATGACGGTGGGGGCGGCGGCCGAGGCCGCGGGCGTCAGTGCCAAGGCGGTGCGGCTCTGGGAGTCCAAAGGACTCTTGCCTGCAGCGGAACGGACAGCGGGCGGCTACCGGGTCTTCACCCCGGGAGACGTGGAGATCCTGCGGTTCATCCGCCAAGCCAAGGCCCTGGACCTGACCCTCGCCGAAATCGCAGAGATACTGGACCTCCAGCGTCACGGAGCAGTCCCCTGCGACCGGGTGACGGATCTGTTGGACAGCCACATCGGGCAGATCGACCGTGCCATCGCTGACCTGCGCCGACTGCGTCGTTCACTGGACGGTGCTCGCCACGCAGCACGGCAGGGTCGGCACCGCGGCGAACCCGCCGTAGTCTGCCACATCATCGAAGGCGCCGTTTGA
- a CDS encoding permease, which yields MTFLAIAGQSLLEAFFMFWGTLWALILGFTLSGAVQAFVSRQEMRRAMGDHRPRTVVRTGLLGAASSSCSYAATALAKSLFQRGADFTTAMVFMIASTNLVIELGIVLWLLIGWQFALAEFVGGAIMIALFVLIAPRIFPAAELEAARARLNSRASAQGLSDESDAAKGQVVGLWRRLRSKAGWADAAGYAVSDVMMLRRELLIGYLVAGILAVAVPASAYSVIFFSGHGFLTDLENVIVGPFVAFISFVCSIGNVPLAAALFKGGLSFGGTVAFVFADLITLPLVLIYGKLYGRRIALRIFFSFWAVMSAAGLAVDLLFRLVRIPAVSRPVQIAPTHFQWNYTTYLNIVFIVVAILVYELYRHRARLGETQKYAKDVVCGMQVERAHAPATHNHDRTTYYFCSDRCHDKFVATPERYLEEPDSDAMGSMPRRSMKPLGSGRATDPVCGMNVDTAHPAATHPYGGSTFYFCSQGCHDQFAANPEKFTPTETVNEQGL from the coding sequence GTGACGTTCCTGGCAATCGCGGGGCAGAGCCTGCTGGAAGCTTTTTTCATGTTCTGGGGCACCTTGTGGGCGCTGATCTTAGGGTTCACACTGTCCGGTGCCGTTCAAGCCTTCGTCTCCCGTCAAGAGATGCGGAGGGCAATGGGAGACCATCGGCCGCGCACGGTGGTGCGAACCGGGTTGCTCGGTGCGGCCAGTTCGAGCTGTTCCTATGCGGCGACGGCGTTGGCCAAGTCCCTGTTCCAGCGCGGCGCGGACTTCACGACCGCGATGGTTTTCATGATCGCCTCCACCAATCTGGTCATCGAGCTCGGCATCGTGCTGTGGCTGCTGATCGGCTGGCAGTTCGCCCTCGCCGAATTCGTCGGTGGCGCCATCATGATCGCCCTGTTCGTTCTCATCGCACCCAGAATTTTTCCCGCCGCCGAGTTGGAGGCGGCTCGGGCGCGTCTGAACAGTCGCGCATCAGCTCAGGGCCTGTCCGACGAATCGGACGCTGCTAAAGGTCAAGTTGTGGGCCTGTGGCGGCGCTTGCGGTCCAAAGCAGGATGGGCGGATGCGGCCGGTTACGCCGTCTCGGACGTGATGATGCTGCGGCGTGAGCTTCTGATCGGATACCTGGTCGCCGGGATCCTCGCGGTGGCGGTGCCGGCTTCCGCCTACAGCGTGATCTTCTTCTCCGGGCACGGATTCCTTACCGATCTGGAGAACGTGATCGTCGGCCCCTTCGTCGCGTTCATCAGCTTCGTGTGCTCGATCGGCAACGTGCCGTTGGCTGCGGCGTTATTCAAGGGTGGTCTCAGCTTCGGCGGCACGGTCGCGTTCGTGTTCGCCGACTTGATCACCCTGCCCTTAGTGCTGATCTACGGCAAGCTCTACGGCCGCCGGATCGCCTTACGGATCTTCTTCTCCTTCTGGGCTGTGATGAGCGCCGCCGGCTTGGCCGTCGACCTCCTGTTCCGACTGGTGCGCATTCCCGCGGTGTCCCGGCCGGTCCAGATCGCGCCGACCCATTTTCAATGGAATTACACGACGTATTTGAACATCGTCTTCATCGTGGTGGCCATCCTCGTGTACGAGCTATACCGCCACCGGGCGCGCCTCGGCGAAACACAGAAATACGCCAAGGACGTAGTTTGCGGAATGCAGGTCGAACGCGCCCACGCGCCGGCCACCCACAACCATGACCGCACCACCTACTACTTCTGCTCTGACCGCTGCCATGACAAGTTCGTGGCGACGCCCGAACGGTATTTGGAGGAGCCGGACAGCGACGCAATGGGCAGCATGCCTCGGAGAAGCATGAAGCCCCTGGGCTCCGGAAGAGCTACCGACCCCGTGTGTGGAATGAATGTCGACACTGCTCATCCTGCGGCCACCCACCCTTACGGCGGGAGCACCTTCTATTTCTGCTCCCAGGGGTGCCACGATCAGTTCGCGGCGAACCCAGAGAAGTTCACGCCGACGGAAACCGTGAACGAGCAGGGACTCTGA
- a CDS encoding fluoride efflux transporter FluC: MTGAADTIMTTCLLAVAGGIGAALRLALNGVVHRHVRPNYPVAMSIINVTGSFVLGLVSGLAAGRVLPDQWSLFIGVGLVGGFTAFSTTSFQTLRLLQEGRVWLAVANSFGMIAVAVIVAGLGIWLGRSL; the protein is encoded by the coding sequence ATGACGGGGGCAGCCGATACGATCATGACGACCTGCCTGCTCGCAGTGGCCGGTGGAATCGGGGCGGCCCTCCGCCTTGCCCTGAACGGTGTTGTTCACCGGCATGTTCGCCCCAACTACCCGGTGGCGATGTCGATCATCAATGTCACCGGCTCGTTTGTGCTAGGACTCGTGTCCGGGCTGGCTGCGGGACGTGTCCTTCCCGATCAGTGGAGTCTGTTCATCGGAGTGGGCCTCGTCGGCGGGTTCACGGCATTCAGTACAACCAGTTTTCAGACCTTGCGGTTGTTGCAAGAGGGTCGAGTCTGGCTCGCGGTGGCTAACTCGTTCGGGATGATCGCTGTCGCCGTCATTGTAGCCGGGCTCGGTATCTGGCTGGGCCGGTCGCTGTGA
- a CDS encoding fluoride efflux transporter FluC produces the protein MKAEPNPVPARPRRYPAMLLRHRSRATLPINSDTEIARSIAGVSVMIRIRPNSLALAAVGGTLGTAARFGITTVAPSWETLSAGTVVVNILGPFLLGVLLQFLAEGTESKRRRAVQLVVGVGFLGAFTSYAQLAVDTVTVTENGHILLAAAYALATIAAGAVAAWLGIIIASHRRRVGHR, from the coding sequence ATGAAGGCTGAACCTAATCCCGTTCCCGCTCGGCCGCGGCGGTATCCGGCGATGCTGCTTCGGCACCGCTCGCGTGCGACATTGCCGATCAACAGCGATACCGAGATTGCTCGTAGCATCGCCGGGGTATCCGTCATGATCCGGATCCGCCCAAACTCCCTCGCCCTGGCCGCCGTCGGCGGAACGTTGGGCACCGCAGCGCGCTTCGGAATCACCACGGTCGCCCCGAGCTGGGAGACCCTCTCGGCGGGCACAGTCGTGGTAAACATTCTCGGCCCCTTCCTACTGGGCGTTCTGCTGCAATTCCTAGCGGAAGGAACAGAGTCGAAACGGCGCCGTGCGGTGCAGTTAGTGGTGGGTGTCGGGTTCCTCGGCGCTTTCACCAGCTACGCGCAACTCGCCGTCGACACCGTCACGGTTACCGAGAATGGCCATATTCTGCTGGCCGCTGCGTACGCACTGGCCACCATTGCCGCGGGGGCTGTAGCGGCCTGGCTGGGCATCATCATCGCATCCCACCGGCGCCGAGTCGGACACCGATGA
- a CDS encoding cytochrome c oxidase assembly protein — protein sequence MPTPGIGTPMQMMNGQGIMWMPTRPPTMQNLMGWHLQPVPILPMFAALLLLLYLYGVWRLHRRGVRWPLPRVLWWLLGVAMIWEATATGLDGYGMELFSVHMVQHMALSMFAPIFLVLGAPMTLLLRSLPVALKGRWSARKILLLFLHSRFARIVTNPVVTGGLFMMSLYGLYFTPIFDFLMRTMWGHNIMLLHFVLIGMLYFWGIVGVDPSPRRYSQSPRNFSDAATRIFELFATTPFHAFFGVVVMMSTALIVHWYTVPVSGWGISPLSDQAVGGGIAWVTTELPTLIVLSVLFWQWQKSEVRHERVADRKALRNGDIERVAYNDYLASLASHDDRTPPHPS from the coding sequence ATGCCGACCCCCGGTATCGGCACTCCGATGCAGATGATGAATGGCCAGGGCATCATGTGGATGCCGACCCGGCCGCCAACAATGCAGAACTTGATGGGTTGGCACCTGCAACCGGTGCCCATACTCCCGATGTTTGCCGCGCTGCTCCTACTGCTCTATCTGTATGGGGTATGGAGGTTGCACCGGCGTGGAGTGCGTTGGCCGCTCCCGCGAGTGCTTTGGTGGTTACTCGGCGTGGCTATGATTTGGGAGGCCACCGCCACTGGGCTAGACGGTTACGGCATGGAATTGTTCAGTGTGCACATGGTCCAGCACATGGCCCTGAGCATGTTCGCGCCAATCTTCCTCGTGCTCGGCGCACCGATGACCCTGCTGCTCCGCAGCCTCCCGGTCGCTCTCAAGGGCCGTTGGAGCGCGCGTAAAATTCTGCTTCTGTTCCTGCACAGTCGCTTTGCACGCATCGTCACCAATCCGGTTGTCACTGGCGGTCTGTTCATGATGAGCCTGTACGGTCTTTACTTCACACCGATCTTCGACTTCCTCATGCGCACCATGTGGGGTCACAACATCATGCTGCTCCATTTCGTGCTGATCGGGATGTTGTACTTCTGGGGCATCGTGGGAGTGGACCCGTCACCGCGTCGATACTCCCAAAGTCCCAGAAACTTCAGCGACGCAGCGACGCGCATCTTCGAGTTGTTCGCCACGACTCCGTTCCACGCCTTCTTCGGCGTCGTCGTTATGATGTCAACCGCGCTCATCGTGCACTGGTACACCGTCCCAGTCTCCGGCTGGGGCATATCGCCCCTCTCCGACCAAGCCGTCGGGGGTGGGATTGCGTGGGTTACAACGGAACTGCCGACGCTCATTGTGCTTAGTGTCTTGTTCTGGCAGTGGCAAAAATCAGAAGTTCGACACGAGCGTGTCGCCGATCGCAAGGCATTGCGCAACGGTGATATTGAGCGTGTCGCCTATAACGACTATCTTGCGTCATTGGCGTCCCATGACGACAGAACGCCGCCACATCCGTCATGA
- a CDS encoding MarR family transcriptional regulator, which yields MKKAELADTRTIEATVIASRALLGVIARSMAASLEVVTLPQFRVLVVLSTSEPVRMGVLAERMRTLPSTFSRWIDRMVAAGWVQRTTSPDSRREILIALTPDGRDLVDDVTDRRRQNIATILATMTPDNQQAVQVGFEAFAAAAGETTIEDLLTLGI from the coding sequence GTGAAAAAGGCGGAATTGGCGGATACGCGCACGATCGAGGCAACCGTGATCGCTTCCCGTGCACTGCTCGGCGTCATCGCACGATCGATGGCGGCCTCACTTGAGGTCGTCACGCTGCCACAGTTCCGCGTGCTCGTCGTCCTCTCGACGTCCGAACCCGTCCGAATGGGCGTGCTGGCCGAACGCATGCGTACTCTGCCCTCGACGTTCAGCCGATGGATCGATCGCATGGTCGCAGCCGGGTGGGTGCAGCGGACGACCAGCCCGGACAGCCGACGCGAGATACTGATCGCGCTGACACCCGACGGACGCGATCTGGTCGACGACGTCACCGATCGGCGGCGGCAGAACATCGCGACGATCCTCGCGACTATGACCCCCGACAACCAGCAAGCCGTGCAGGTCGGGTTCGAGGCCTTCGCCGCGGCGGCCGGCGAGACCACAATCGAGGACCTGCTCACTCTTGGCATTTAG
- a CDS encoding cytochrome c biogenesis CcdA family protein, whose translation MTATVPIVYAFTLGLIAAVNPCGFPLLPAYLALFVADDSGHTWAHRTVRGLTAGACVTAGFVAAFGCAGLIVESGIQLIMDWIPWAMIVIAAAMVALGVGSLVGGHLRLPLPTPRFGTGSGAVAMAGFGVAYAVASLSCALPLFVAGVAGAFTRVGAVAGGATFVAYALGMGVFVTAASLIAAHAGPGLIRRLGAIGRFIPRIAAAVITAVGLYLVYYWISDLVNPLSTPGPVRLVDAVQSSISSALAAAPVLVGTLAGALVISALALTAWVVYRRTPTHTSDKERYTR comes from the coding sequence ATGACCGCCACAGTACCGATCGTGTACGCGTTCACGCTTGGCTTGATCGCGGCGGTCAACCCGTGCGGTTTTCCGCTACTGCCGGCCTATCTGGCACTCTTCGTCGCGGACGACTCCGGCCATACGTGGGCACACCGCACCGTACGGGGCCTTACGGCCGGCGCCTGCGTCACGGCCGGATTCGTGGCCGCGTTCGGATGCGCAGGCTTGATCGTCGAATCGGGAATACAGCTGATCATGGACTGGATTCCGTGGGCCATGATCGTGATCGCAGCCGCGATGGTCGCCCTCGGCGTCGGGTCGCTAGTCGGAGGGCACCTGCGTCTGCCGCTGCCGACACCGCGTTTCGGCACCGGATCAGGCGCCGTGGCGATGGCGGGCTTCGGCGTAGCATACGCCGTCGCGTCGCTCAGTTGCGCGCTACCTCTCTTTGTGGCGGGCGTCGCCGGAGCCTTCACCCGGGTGGGCGCGGTTGCCGGTGGAGCAACCTTCGTCGCATACGCACTCGGTATGGGAGTATTCGTCACCGCGGCGAGTCTGATCGCCGCCCACGCCGGACCCGGCCTGATCCGACGGCTTGGCGCCATTGGCCGATTCATCCCCCGGATCGCAGCCGCAGTCATCACCGCTGTCGGCTTGTACCTCGTCTACTACTGGATCAGCGACCTGGTGAACCCGCTGTCCACTCCCGGACCTGTGCGCCTCGTCGACGCCGTGCAATCTTCCATCAGCTCTGCGCTTGCCGCCGCGCCCGTACTAGTCGGCACCCTCGCCGGCGCACTCGTCATCTCCGCGCTCGCGTTGACGGCATGGGTGGTCTACCGACGCACGCCTACCCACACCTCCGACAAAGAAAGATATACCCGATGA
- a CDS encoding redoxin domain-containing protein, with product MTEPTPTPNGSTQDAATHRPRNSWIAWAAGGAALTLALIGIIAVGTAHGSPANAADVMPGINQASASVLQLDLLDGKPFSAPPFSLTDQNGRRVSLAQFAGESVVLTFNDDECTDLCTLLAQDVVAANRDLAGATTKVAFVSINANPYYPQVSAVKSWTDAHGLGHASNWYYGTADPTQLSALWRSYGVPVEADAATKTVVHGTEVFFIGPAGHERALGQFGTESADTAVFAHTMAQAAIDLLPARDRSAVRGPAATAPQPGGAQIGATPPAVTLPMLDASGSKLSTSINRGKYQVVNFWSSTCTACVSEMPDLQKASQDLGSQIAFVGIDVSDTPDAGQAFAKRSGTTYPLLADANGSVAGQFQISGLPYTVILGPKGKVLVRHPGTFTTEQLEYVVQSLDPKLGGAQ from the coding sequence ATGACTGAACCAACCCCAACGCCGAATGGCAGCACGCAGGATGCAGCGACACATCGGCCGCGAAACTCGTGGATAGCCTGGGCAGCCGGCGGCGCTGCCCTCACACTCGCGCTCATCGGCATCATCGCCGTCGGCACCGCACACGGATCACCCGCAAACGCCGCCGATGTCATGCCGGGAATCAACCAGGCGAGCGCATCGGTGCTGCAACTCGACCTCCTCGACGGCAAACCATTCTCAGCGCCGCCCTTTTCTCTCACCGACCAGAACGGGCGCCGCGTTTCTCTGGCACAATTCGCGGGCGAATCGGTCGTGTTGACGTTCAACGACGACGAGTGCACCGACCTGTGCACATTACTCGCGCAAGACGTCGTCGCCGCCAACCGAGACCTGGCCGGTGCGACCACGAAGGTCGCGTTCGTCTCGATCAACGCCAACCCGTATTACCCGCAGGTTTCGGCCGTGAAATCCTGGACGGACGCGCATGGGCTCGGACATGCCTCGAACTGGTATTACGGAACGGCAGACCCGACACAGTTGAGTGCACTCTGGAGGAGCTACGGTGTCCCTGTCGAAGCGGATGCCGCCACCAAGACTGTCGTGCACGGCACCGAGGTCTTCTTCATCGGTCCGGCCGGGCACGAACGCGCGCTCGGGCAGTTCGGGACGGAGTCTGCCGATACCGCAGTCTTCGCCCACACCATGGCTCAGGCCGCTATCGACCTCTTGCCTGCACGCGACCGCAGCGCAGTGAGGGGTCCTGCGGCGACAGCGCCGCAGCCCGGCGGCGCGCAGATCGGCGCGACTCCGCCGGCCGTCACTCTTCCCATGCTCGACGCATCCGGTTCGAAGCTCTCGACATCAATCAACAGGGGAAAATACCAGGTCGTAAACTTCTGGTCGAGCACGTGCACCGCGTGCGTGAGCGAGATGCCCGACCTTCAGAAAGCATCGCAGGATCTCGGATCGCAAATCGCCTTCGTTGGCATCGATGTGTCCGACACGCCAGACGCCGGCCAAGCGTTCGCCAAACGCTCAGGGACAACCTACCCACTCCTGGCCGACGCGAACGGGTCGGTCGCCGGCCAATTCCAGATCTCCGGGCTCCCCTACACGGTGATTCTCGGGCCCAAGGGTAAGGTCCTTGTCCGCCACCCTGGCACGTTCACGACCGAACAACTCGAATACGTCGTCCAGAGCCTCGACCCGAAACTCGGCGGCGCACAGTGA
- a CDS encoding helix-turn-helix domain-containing protein has product MDADIEVEPAFLTQAEVARLLGVPERTLEGWRLTKSGPPWLKLGRHVKYDHDDVLAWAREQRRG; this is encoded by the coding sequence ATGGATGCAGATATCGAAGTCGAGCCCGCGTTCCTCACCCAGGCCGAGGTCGCCCGCCTGCTGGGTGTGCCCGAGCGCACGCTAGAGGGCTGGCGACTGACGAAGTCGGGGCCGCCGTGGCTGAAGCTCGGCAGGCACGTCAAGTACGACCACGACGACGTGCTCGCCTGGGCGCGGGAGCAGCGCCGTGGCTAG